The window AATGTGTGATAAATACATAATGCAGAGAACTGATACAATCCTATCAATGCTCGTTTTTCCCCAAACGAACACACTGATATTCATATCAGGCATAATAAAGGCTGTTTGGGAAACAGCCCCTACATTTTATGATCAAGAATCGCTTAATTTGGGTTAAATTAAATAGGCCTTGATTGGAAACATAGTGGCTGAACGAGAACTGTCCAGATATACCCATTACAAAATGATTTTTGGAATTTCTGGGCCGGAGTTTGATTGAAATTTAGATTTTTCGATTGAACAAAACCAGAGGCTTAGTAATACTAAGTCGAGGATTTTGTGATTGAGAAAAATGTAAAGTTCGGGTGAAATCGGGCTCAGAAAACCAAAAATCAATTTGTGATGGGTATTTAAGGCGCGTAATCGTTTCGGAACCGGAGCGTACTGAAGTACGTGAGGATTACGGAATTATTGCAGCAACGCAGTAGGTGGGTAGTTATCGTTCAACCACACTAGATGCCAACAATATGGTACCCCGAATCAACATGAACAATTTCCCCTGTTACATTTTTTGCCCAATCACTACAGAGGTAAACAGCGGTATTTCCGACATCGGTCGGATCTATATTACGCCGTAAAGGAGCCATCTCCTTAGTAAGTTCATACATAACCATAAAGTCTTTCAAGCCTCGTGCTGCGAGAGTCCTCATGGGGCCTGCCGAAATAGCGTTCACACGGATACTCTTTGGTCCTAAATCTGCCGCCAGATATCGAACGCTTGATTCAAGTGCCGCTTTTGCAACTCCCATTACATTATAATTTTTGACAGCCCTTTCCCCTCCAATATAGGTTAGAGCCGTTACCGCCCCGCCATTCACCTCCAGGAGAGGAAGCGCCTCTCTGCATAAGGCAATCAAGGAGTAGCAGCTTATGTCCAACGCGAGTTTGAACCCCTCCCGTGAAGTATTAACAAAATTACCGGTAAGGTCTTCCTGTCTGGCAAAGGCGGGTGTATGGATAAGCCCGTCAAGGGCATCAACTTTATTGCCCAGCCGATCAAAAAGTTTTTTTATGTCGTCATCTGATGTAACATCGCACTCCCCAAGGTCTATTGAATCCAGGGAGTTAAATAAACTTTTCACTTCATTACCAAATCGTTCGTTCTGATACGTATACGCTATTCTTGCACCCTGTTTCGATAGAGACTGCGCTATCCCCCAACCGGTACTGCGTTTACCTGAGATATTAGCAATGAGAACAGTTTTACCTTGAAGAATCATATTTCGAACTCCTTAACGCTTGAAAATTAATCTCTTCTGCAATTTTTCTATTTATACTCATCTCATAATAGTTTTCGGATAAAATCCGAGATAAAATTGAGCGAGTAAACCTTCACCAAGATTTAGTTTCCGGTAAAACCGAAAACCAAATCGGTTTTAGTATATTATTAATTACATCGCGGCATCCATCACAAGCACACGTATTTATCATATATCAACTGGATTCTGACATTTTTGTCTGGGAGTTTCTCATTTATATTCTCCCTTGTCAAGCATATTATTACCCCACGACAGGCAGCAACTCATTTGACAGTTCAATCAGTTTCTCAACATCCAACTCTTCACCCCTCCTGCCCGGATCTATACCAACTCTCTCTAAAACACCAATTACCCTATCCCGAGCATCCTCGTGCAGTTTCCTCTTAGAAGCCGGATCTGTTTCTCCTGAAAGTTTTGTATCATCAGCCCTCTGGTATAAGGACAAAAGGCTGTTCAATATTGTCTTACGCCTTGAAACATAGATGGCATTCACAACCTCATTAAACCTGCGGGGGTCCTCAATAGCAGCAGAGAATCTGTCTGTCGTAACCTCCATCTTGACAATCGCAGAATCAATGCGTGGTGCAGGCCAGAACACATCAGGTGGTAATTTCTTTAAAACCCTGACATTTGCATATAATTGGGTAATGAGAGATAACCGGCCAAAATCTTTTGTAGCAGGCCTGGCAACCAGCCTGTTGGTTATATCTTTCTGGAGTGTCAGAATCATTGAATTGATAGGTAATTCACCCTGCAAGAGATCAATAATTACCGGCGTGCTGATATAATAAGGCAGATTAGATACCACCTTAATACCCTCTCCAGCCAAATTACTACCATGTAATTGTATATAGCTACGGATTTTTTCAACTACTTCCGGATGAATATGGTGCTTTGATTTCAAGATATCGCTGTTGATCAGTGTCACATTCGTAACCTCCTGTAAGGTTTCAGACAAGATCTCAAAGACCTTACGATCTATCTCAACAGCAAATACCTGCTGCACCTTCTCAGCAAGCATCCTTGTCAAGGAACCGGTACCGGCCCCTATCTCAAGCACAATGTCATCACTACGTAATTCTGAAGACTTGACAATAAACTGTAATATATTCTGGTCTATTAAAAAATTCTGCCCCCATCGTCTCTTGAGACGAATGCCTCGTTCGCTAAAAATGATCTTTAGCATGGATTTTGTATGTGGCACATTGAGGGGAAACATAGACACGAGACACTCACCTTACTCTTTCTTAAGTTTCGGAATTGAACTTCAGATATGCGGGCTCATCCTTTTACGGTTATTATCTGTTATTCACAGACGCAGCAAAATACCGCGGTCCTTTTTCCCGTTACAGTTTATTTTAACTTTTCCCCAAGGGCCTTACCATAATCCTGACACGTCCGCATGCCTTCACTCGATCCAACATTCTGTTCCTCAAGAAGAAAAGAACCTAATTGTGTCATGTCCATTTTGAAAACATGCTCCATGGTATCAAAGATGTACTTGGGTGCATCACCGCTATGGGTGTATGCACCAAACGCTCCACCCACTTTCCCTTTCAACTCCGCCTTTTCTGCTAAAAAGAGAAATGTCTTCATATTTGACGTCATATCTCTATGGTACGTCGGGCAGCCAAAGGCGTAACCATCATATCCATCTAAATCTTTTTCACTCTTTATATCTGAGAGTTTTTTTACCTCGGCACCATTCCCGCTAAAACGGACACCTTCGGCAATATATTCTGCCATTTTTTCGGTATTACCCGTTCTGCTGTAGTAAGCAATTAATATATTTTTCATAACCCATCCTCCTTTTTCATTTTCATTATCAATTAAAAACCACTGTTTTCTTCGCCATCATAGTTGCCGTTTTAATCGCTTCAATCATTGAACCGGGATTTGCAATTCCCTTACCGGCTATATCATAGGCAGTGCCATGAGTTGGAGAAGTTCTAATAAAGGGTATACCCAATGTGATATTTACTCCTGAATCAAAGGCGCACAATTTGATCGGGATCGCCCCCTGATCATGATAGTGCACCACAACAACGTCAACGTCTCCATTAATGGCCCTGTTAAATACCATGTCAGCAGAAAATGGTCCACTGCAATCGATCCCAAGCTCCTGCGCCTGTTTAATGGCAGGAACAATGAATTCACTCTCCTCGGAACCAAAACGTCCACCATCACCACAATGCGGATTAAGCCCGCAAACCGCTATCCTCGGTCTTTCAAGGTGAAAAAACCGCTTCAGTCCCGTTTCGGTTATCTTCACTGTTGAAAGTACGTTTTCCTGATTGACAGCATCCGGAATATCTCTCACTGCAAGATGGGTGGTAACAAAGGCAACCCTCAGTTTTCCGCCAGTCATCATCATGACAACCTTTTCTGTCGATGTCATCTTCTGAAGTAATTCTGTATGGCCAGTAAATGTAAACCCGGGCATATTTATGGCTTCTTTATTTACGGGAGCTGTTACCATGGCATCTATCCGCTTATCCATAGCGAGATGTATGCCCTCCTGTATATATTCTACAGAGGCATTCCCACAGCCAGGCAAGGGTTTCCCCGAAGCGGGAACCCAATCAGGAATATTATCCAGATCCAACACATTGATACCTTCCGCTCTCTCCCTCACCATATCAGAAAAGCCACCGCCAGGCTGAAGAGAATGTATTTTCACCATTAAACCCAGATTCTCCGCGACACTGCTCATGACCCTTTCGCTCCCTATTACGACAAAATCAACCTCATCACCTACTTCCTGAGAGGTAAGCGCCTTCAGGATCACCTCAGGGCCGATACCGCAGGGATCACCCATGGTTATGCCGATTCTATTTCTTTTTTTACTGCCACGATTCATTTAACTTTATCTACAAAAACCCTTTCTCCACCAATATCTCTTCCGTTATCCCAGGCCGGCTCTTCTTCGGTGTTGCTAATATCTTCTTTACCCACTTCCCCAGCATATCTGTTTCAATGTTAACCCTCTGCCCGACCTTTTTGAAACCCAGTGTTGTCGCATCAATCGTATAGGGCACAATTACAACCGAAAATAACGTATCTTCAAGATCTACTATTGTCAAACTGATACCATCTACCGCCACAGACCCCTTCTTAATCATCATATTGACCAGCTCTTCATCTACCGAAACCACGAGGGTACACTGCCCTTTTGCCGTCTCCTTCTTACTGATTACGCCGACCCCATCAACATGGCCAGAGACAAAATGCCCCCCAAGTCTGCCACCTATTTTCAACGACCTTTCAACGTTTACCTGATCAGATACCCTTAATTCACCAATGGTTGTTTTCTGCAACGTCTCACCCGACACGTCAAAACTCACCTCCTGGTTCCTGATCCGTGTTGCCGTCAAGCACGCTCCATTCAGAGAGACACTGTCTCCCAGGCCAACATCGTTTGACAACCTTCCGATATCAACAATAACTGTTGCTGAATTTGCATGCCGTTTTATCTGCCTGACTTTCCCTAGCTGCTCAATGATACCCGTAAACATAATTTAATGGTAATGGTTTGTAATGGCGAAAATTTCTGATTTAATATTTGGGATTTACGATAAAACCGCTCAATTTAGCTTTAATCAACAATCGTACTTTTTTGGCAAAACCTGACACTGTAAGTTTGGAACAGAGATAGGCCCAAATATTTTGTTAACGTCCTAATCTCCCCCTTTTAATACCCCCAGGACCGTCGTACCAGCTGAAACACTTTCACCCTCCTTAACGGCTAATTCGAAATTTGCATCCTCAGGAATGAACACTTCCAGCCTTGATCCAAACTTAATCATCCCAAACCTCTCACCTCGAATAACTGTTTGACCAACGGTACAGTCGCATACAATTCTCCTTGCAACCTTTCCTGCAACTTGTTTAATCATGATCTTCATCTTTCCATTCGAGGTCAGAATACCCATCAAATTGTGCTCATTCATTTCAGAAGAGTGTTGAGACCGGGCATCGAGAAATTTTCCCGGAACGTGTTTTATGAATTCAACCACACCGCTGTACGATATCCTGTTAACGTGGACACTGAACAGGGACATAAATATCGCTATTTTGAGGGCCTTGCACTTCAAATAGTTTTCCTCATCTACGTGTATAATCTCAATAATTCTGCCATCAGCAGGTGAAATGAGGTTCTCTTCTCCCTCAGGTACCACTCTTTCAGGATCCCTGAAAAAATAGAGGATAAAGAACATACAGAAACAGACAAATATGCTGAACCATGGATAAAAAAAAAGGCTCATGATGAGCGCAACAAAAAGAAGCATCCCAAAAAATGAGATCTCTTTTGAGCCATATTCAGCAAAAGGTAATCGCATATAAATTATGCTCCTTTCCCTCGTTAATTTATACTTTATTGTTATTTTGTTTCACAAAATACAATAGAAATAAAATATATCATGGATTCACCGCATTTTTAGCATATAACTACCGGCATGTCAACATATATGCTCACATCGGAAAGTATTTGACAGATACAATATTATTTTGCTATAAGAAGATCATTGTTCGTTCGCCCGTTTACTGCTTCTTCGCTGATCATGTGCAGGGTTTTCGAGAAATTACCACACGAGGGAGAGTTACGGCAAAGAAACCCCTTATGTTTTGATAAAATAAAATTTTCAGAATATTTATGGCGGTAAAATAAAATTAAGAAAGGCTTCTATGTCAAAAATAGAAAAAACAGTAGCACGAGAAATACTTGACTCAAGGGGCAACCCAACGGTTGAGGTAGATGTAGTGCTGAGCAGTGGAATTATGGGTAGAGCTGCAGTCCCTTCCGGTGCATCTACCGGAAAACACGAGGCCTGTGAACTCAGAGATGGTGACCCAGAAAGGTATCTTGGCAAAGGTGTTGCAAAAGCGGTTCAAAACGTTATCGAAAAGATCGGTCCACAGATAAAGGGTCTGGACCCCTGTGAACAGGAAAAGATTGACAACCTCATGATCAAACTCGATGGAACGGAAAATAAAAGCAATTTAGGCGCCAACTCAATTCTCGGCGTCTCTGTCGCAATAGCCAGGGCGGCCGCAAATTTGCGGGGGGAATCACTCTACCAATATCTGGGAACCGATGATTCCTGCGTCTTACCCGTACCAATGATGAACATCATTAATGGTGGAGAGCATGCGGATAACAATCTTGATATTCAAGAATTCATGATTATGCCAATCGGAGCCGGGAGCTTCAAGGATGCGTTAAGGATAGGAGCAGAAGTATTTCATAATCTGAAAAAAATCCTTCATTCAAAAGGATACAATACAAATGTTGGTGATGAGGGTGGTTTTGCTCCTGAGTTGAAGTGCAATGAAGAGGCCCTGGAAACGATTATGGAAGCCATAAAGAAGGCGGGATACGAAGCCGGCAGGGATGTTCTACTGGCGCTGGACACCGCCGCGAATGAGCTTTATGAAGGCGGGAAATATGTCTTAAAGGCTGAAAAAAAGCCTGAAAAATCTATTGAAGATATGATCTCATTTTATGACTCCCTCATATCGAGCTATCCCATCTATTCGATTGAAGATGGCCTTTCAGAGGATGATTGGGATGGATGGAAAGCGCTTACAGAAAAACTTGGCAACAGGGTCCAGCTTGTAGGTGATGACCTGTTTGTAACAAACCAGAAAAGATTTGAAAAGGGAATTCAACTGGGCATAGCCAACTCTATATTAATCAAGATTAACCAGATAGGCACACTTACAGAAACCATGCAAACGATCCAAATGGCCAAATCCAATGGCTACACCACGGTGATCTCACACCGTTCCGGTGAAACGGAGGATGCCGTTATCTCTGATATCGCAGTTGCAACCGTCGCAGGGCAGATTAAGGCGGGTTCTCTATCGAGAACCGACCGCATATGCAAGTATAATCAGTTATTACGGATAGAAGAAGAGCTCGGTGATAAAGCCGTTTATGGTAATACATTGTTAAAGACCAGATAGGCTGAACCAGAGGCGCAGCCTGTGAGCTGCCCTGAGGATGCAGCGAGTGAAGAGCAGGCGGAGATTTCCTGGACATGAGATACCAGTCTTGCTGATGCCGTTAGAGGACCTGCGAAAATGCCAGGTTATTTTATCCTGAGCCCTATGCTATAGGAACACCAGAACATGTTACAACGTTTCCTCATCACATTCTGCATTGTGGTTTCACTTGTCATTATCTTTTCGGCAGTTGTGACTCAGAAACGTGAGAAAAGGAGAAACCTTGAATCAGAGCTGAAAACACTTTCAGAAGAGGTTGCATCTGCAAAGAAAAAAAATTTTCTGCTTAAACAGGAAACAGAGGCCATCGTTAATGATCCCATACAGATTGAGAGAGCGGCTAGAGAGGATTTCGGGTATGTCAAGCCAGGAGAAATTATCTACAAAAAATATAAATTTGAACTCTCTGAACCCAAAGAAGAGATTGTCAAGAAAAGAAGCTTTTTATCCAGGCTGGACTCGTTCTTATTTGATGGCCCCTTCCCGTGGCAGGTACCTTTAGGATTAATTTCGATAGCATCAATATTTTTGCTTGTTTCGTATAGATATGCACGTTAAAAATTATATCAACAAAGTTGTAATTGATGCGGAGAAGGCATCACACACGCTGGCTACTGCCAGCAGTTCTGTAAAGAATGACGCACTGGAACAGATAGCACAGAATCTCTCCAGCTCCAAAGCAACCCTTATGGCAGAAAACGAAAAGGATATCAGGGCTGCTGAGAATGCCGGTTTGTCAACGGCGATGATTGACAGGCTGAAGCTGACAGAGTCCCGAATAAAAGAGATGGTAGACGGCATACGACAGGTCAGAAACCTTAATGATCCTGTTGGAGAGATAATGGAAGGAACTATTCGACCTAACGGACTGCAGATACTGAAGGTCAGGGTGCCCATAGGCGTGATCGCCATCATCTATGAATCCAGACCAAATGTTACAGCGGATGCAGCATCACTCTGCTTAAAGACCGGCAACGTGACCATACTACGAGGCGGAAAAGAGTCTATCTTCTCCAATCTTGCCATTTATCGACAAATAAGCTCTGCCCTCGAGCACGTCGGTATGGATAAAAATATCATACAGGTAATTGAAACTGCTGATCGTGAAGCTGTTAACCACCTCCTCAAGGCAGACAAATATGTAGACCTTGTAATTCCCAGAGGTGGTGAAGGGTTGATACGAAACGTGGTAGAAAACTCAACCATCCCCGTTATTAAACATTATAAGGGGGTATGTCACACCTATGTCGATGAACATGCCGATCTGGACATGGCAAGGGACATATGCCTGAATGCGAAGATTCAGCGCCCCGGTACATGCAATGCCATGGAGACAATGCTGGTGCATGAAAAGGTTGCAAAGACATTCCTTCCTGATGTATACCAGGTCATGTCAGAGGCTGGTGTCGAGTTGCGGGGATGTGAACTGAGCCGTGCAATTCTCCCCGATATTAATCCAGCTACTGACGAAGACTGGTCAGAAGAGTATCTGGAGAAGATCCTGTCGGTAAAGGTCGTATCTTCCATTGAAGATGCCATCAACCACATATCAATCTATGGCTCTGCCCACTCTGATGCCATCGTTACGGAGCTGATCTCAAATGCAAGGAGGTTTACGGATGCGGTTGATTCTGCTGCCGTTTATGTCAATGCATCCACCCGGTTCACCGATGGGTTCGAATTTGGTATGGGTGCAGAGATCGGCATCAGTACCGACAAACTCCACGCCCGGGGTCCCATGGGACTCAAGGAACTCACATCATACAAATATGTTGTCTATGGTAACGGGCAGATAAGGTAGGAGAGTACTGATTTCAGCAAACTGCAGATACGCTATCCCATTTTCTCGTTTACAATAAACCCTGCGATAAGCATTAAAAGGGTGTCAGATTCTGCTTCACATTTAACGTACTATGAAGGTTGATAGTTCGCATGAGAATGGTGCTGGTCTCCCTGTTAATTGTGGCTTTACATTGTGGATGTACATCTATGACCAGATACCGGGTTTCTTCTGCACCGGTTACGCAGATAAGCAATGAGGCTTTGATCAGAGACTACGAGAAGACATTAAATATCTGTATACTTTTACGAGAGGATTTGATAAACCTGAATGAAGACCAGATATCGGCGCTTGTCGATGCTCAGGTAAGACTTATTGAATTAAAAAAAGAAAAATCATACAGAGGCATATATCCATGATTTTTTCACATTCTATCAAGTTATAAAGTACATTAAAACAATGGTTGAATTTACCTACGAGGAGCTGTTCCCTCTTGACAAAGACACTACTGATTTTCGCTTATTATCGAAAGAGTATATCTCAGTAAAAAAATTTGAAGGCAGCGACATCATTGCCGTGGATCCTGAAGGGCTGACGTTGTTAACTGAGCAGGCATTTAAAGATGTATCTCATCTGTTGCGGCCGGCGCATCTGGAGTCGTTATCGAAAATCCTCTCTGATCCGGAAAGTTCCGATAACGATACCTATGTTGCCCGTGAATTATTAAAGAATGCGGTTATTTCAGCAGAAGGCATCTTTCCCATGTGCCAGGACACCGGAACCGCTATTGTCATGGGAAAAAAAGGACATCAAATCTGGACAGGTTTTTCTGATGAAGTGGCAATTTCAAAAGGTGTATTTAATGCCTACACAAAAAACAATTTCCGGTATTCACAGAATGCACCCTTGACGATGTATGATGAAGTGAATACGGGCTGTAATCTTCCCGCCCAAATTGAACTCTATTCTACACAGGGAGACGAATACAAGTTCCTCTTCATTGCAAAGGGTGGGGGATCTGCAAACAAGACATATCTCTATCAGGAGACAAAAGCACTGTTAGATCCAAAAACCCTCATACATTTTCTGAACGACAAGATGAAGACTCTGGGAACTGCCGCCTGCCCGCCTTATCATCTTACCTTTGTCATAGGGGGGCTGTCAGCCGAAATGACCCTTAAGACGGTAAAACTGGCATCGTCCGGTTACCTTGACCACCTCCCCGCTACGGGAAGCCCTCAAGGCCACGCTTTCAGGGACAGAGAGATTGAAAACCAGGTTCTGGAACTATCGCGGTCGCTTGGAATCGGGGCACAATTCGGAGGAAAGTATTTCTGTCATGACGTCAGGGTTGTACGCCTTCCGCGACATGGTGCGTCATGCCCGGTTGGAATCGGCGTAAGCTGCAGCGCAGACAGAAACATAAAAGGCAAAATAACCAGAGATGGTATTTTTCTGGAAAAACTTGAAACTGACCCTTCAAAATATCTACCACAAGTAGAGAGTTCAGATACGAAATCGGTACCTGTGGATCTGAATCAGCCAATGAATAAAATCCTGGCTGTCCTTGATAACTGTCCGGTCGCAACCCGTCTATTACTTACCGGCAACATTATTGTAGCGAGAGACATTGCCCATGCAAAACTCAAAGAGCGTCTTGACAGGGGAGAAGGGCTTCCTCAATACTTCAAAGATCATGTCATCTACTATGCCGGTCCGGCAAAAACACCTCACGGATATACCGCAGGATCATTCGGCCCTACCACTGCGGGGAGAATGGATAGCTATGTACCGCTCTTCCAGAAACGAGGAGGCTCCCTCGTGATGCTTGCAAAGGGAAACCGCTCAAAAATGGTTACTCAATCGTGCAGGGAATTCGGTGGCTTTTATCTCGGCTCAATTGGTGGGCCTGCTGCAAGGCTGGGAAAAGATTGTATCACACATATCAAAACGATTGAATATCCTGAACTTGGGATGGAGGCAATATTCATGATAACGGTAAAAGATTTCCCTGCGTTTGTTATTATCGACAACAAGGGAAATGATTTTTTTGAAAAGTTATTGTAAGCGGTATCCAGGGAATTATGCTCTCAAAAGCGTATAACACAGTAAGTAAAAAAGGAACCACCGCTCTAATGCAGACGGTGGTTCCCTCTCACCCGTTTGTAAAGATATAATTCAACAAACCTGGTTTTTACAAATTACTAATTCCGCTGATTTAATAAGCGAAATACCTTCTCTGATCAGTGAAACACCTTAAAGAGCCTTCATAAACTCAACAAGGTCCTGTAATTCCTGATTACTCAGATGCGATGTAACACCATGCATATCCTTTGTTGTAACGGAGTTATCAATCGTATCCATCAGAGTCTCAGCACTGCCATCATGGAAATAGGTACCGGACGCATAGATATCCCTCAATGTCGGGGTATCAAATTCCTTTACCAGATCCAATCCGATAATCGGCACATCATAATCCTCACCATATGGATCAACTCCTTTTTCCAACGCTGCGGTATTGAATACCTCACCTGGTGTCGTCCTGAATCCATCCCTTCCTACCCTTCCGGTTCCAACGTCATGAGTCTGAGCATCACTGAACAGTGCCCTTGGGTTGTTAGGATCTCCCGGATGGCACTCAATGCATCCCACCTTCGGATCACTGAAAACCTTCCAGCCTCTCTTTTGAGCCTCGGTCATCGATCCATCTGCATTGCGGAAAGGACTACCCGTAAACTCTAAAGAACGGATGTAAGCAACCAATGCCTCCAGTCTTTCAGGCGAGAAGTTCTCACTTCTGAACACAAATCCAGGGTCTCGTCCGCATACCCTGTCGATTGATGATGTAGCACCTACGATCTCATCAGGATGACCCGTAAATCCTTCATGCCTGAATGGAGGGAGGTACCTTCCGCCACGGATGTACTTCGTATTCTTCCAGCTGCCCC is drawn from Candidatus Scalindua sp. and contains these coding sequences:
- a CDS encoding enoyl-ACP reductase; the encoded protein is MILQGKTVLIANISGKRSTGWGIAQSLSKQGARIAYTYQNERFGNEVKSLFNSLDSIDLGECDVTSDDDIKKLFDRLGNKVDALDGLIHTPAFARQEDLTGNFVNTSREGFKLALDISCYSLIALCREALPLLEVNGGAVTALTYIGGERAVKNYNVMGVAKAALESSVRYLAADLGPKSIRVNAISAGPMRTLAARGLKDFMVMYELTKEMAPLRRNIDPTDVGNTAVYLCSDWAKNVTGEIVHVDSGYHIVGI
- the rsmA gene encoding 16S rRNA (adenine(1518)-N(6)/adenine(1519)-N(6))-dimethyltransferase RsmA, with translation MFPLNVPHTKSMLKIIFSERGIRLKRRWGQNFLIDQNILQFIVKSSELRSDDIVLEIGAGTGSLTRMLAEKVQQVFAVEIDRKVFEILSETLQEVTNVTLINSDILKSKHHIHPEVVEKIRSYIQLHGSNLAGEGIKVVSNLPYYISTPVIIDLLQGELPINSMILTLQKDITNRLVARPATKDFGRLSLITQLYANVRVLKKLPPDVFWPAPRIDSAIVKMEVTTDRFSAAIEDPRRFNEVVNAIYVSRRKTILNSLLSLYQRADDTKLSGETDPASKRKLHEDARDRVIGVLERVGIDPGRRGEELDVEKLIELSNELLPVVG
- a CDS encoding flavodoxin domain-containing protein — its product is MKNILIAYYSRTGNTEKMAEYIAEGVRFSGNGAEVKKLSDIKSEKDLDGYDGYAFGCPTYHRDMTSNMKTFLFLAEKAELKGKVGGAFGAYTHSGDAPKYIFDTMEHVFKMDMTQLGSFLLEEQNVGSSEGMRTCQDYGKALGEKLK
- the pdxA gene encoding 4-hydroxythreonine-4-phosphate dehydrogenase PdxA, with product MNRGSKKRNRIGITMGDPCGIGPEVILKALTSQEVGDEVDFVVIGSERVMSSVAENLGLMVKIHSLQPGGGFSDMVRERAEGINVLDLDNIPDWVPASGKPLPGCGNASVEYIQEGIHLAMDKRIDAMVTAPVNKEAINMPGFTFTGHTELLQKMTSTEKVVMMMTGGKLRVAFVTTHLAVRDIPDAVNQENVLSTVKITETGLKRFFHLERPRIAVCGLNPHCGDGGRFGSEESEFIVPAIKQAQELGIDCSGPFSADMVFNRAINGDVDVVVVHYHDQGAIPIKLCAFDSGVNITLGIPFIRTSPTHGTAYDIAGKGIANPGSMIEAIKTATMMAKKTVVFN
- the ribE gene encoding riboflavin synthase, translated to MFTGIIEQLGKVRQIKRHANSATVIVDIGRLSNDVGLGDSVSLNGACLTATRIRNQEVSFDVSGETLQKTTIGELRVSDQVNVERSLKIGGRLGGHFVSGHVDGVGVISKKETAKGQCTLVVSVDEELVNMMIKKGSVAVDGISLTIVDLEDTLFSVVIVPYTIDATTLGFKKVGQRVNIETDMLGKWVKKILATPKKSRPGITEEILVEKGFL
- a CDS encoding phosphatidylserine decarboxylase family protein, with protein sequence MRLPFAEYGSKEISFFGMLLFVALIMSLFFYPWFSIFVCFCMFFILYFFRDPERVVPEGEENLISPADGRIIEIIHVDEENYLKCKALKIAIFMSLFSVHVNRISYSGVVEFIKHVPGKFLDARSQHSSEMNEHNLMGILTSNGKMKIMIKQVAGKVARRIVCDCTVGQTVIRGERFGMIKFGSRLEVFIPEDANFELAVKEGESVSAGTTVLGVLKGGD
- the eno gene encoding phosphopyruvate hydratase, translated to MSKIEKTVAREILDSRGNPTVEVDVVLSSGIMGRAAVPSGASTGKHEACELRDGDPERYLGKGVAKAVQNVIEKIGPQIKGLDPCEQEKIDNLMIKLDGTENKSNLGANSILGVSVAIARAAANLRGESLYQYLGTDDSCVLPVPMMNIINGGEHADNNLDIQEFMIMPIGAGSFKDALRIGAEVFHNLKKILHSKGYNTNVGDEGGFAPELKCNEEALETIMEAIKKAGYEAGRDVLLALDTAANELYEGGKYVLKAEKKPEKSIEDMISFYDSLISSYPIYSIEDGLSEDDWDGWKALTEKLGNRVQLVGDDLFVTNQKRFEKGIQLGIANSILIKINQIGTLTETMQTIQMAKSNGYTTVISHRSGETEDAVISDIAVATVAGQIKAGSLSRTDRICKYNQLLRIEEELGDKAVYGNTLLKTR
- a CDS encoding septum formation initiator family protein, which produces MLQRFLITFCIVVSLVIIFSAVVTQKREKRRNLESELKTLSEEVASAKKKNFLLKQETEAIVNDPIQIERAAREDFGYVKPGEIIYKKYKFELSEPKEEIVKKRSFLSRLDSFLFDGPFPWQVPLGLISIASIFLLVSYRYAR
- a CDS encoding glutamate-5-semialdehyde dehydrogenase; translation: MHVKNYINKVVIDAEKASHTLATASSSVKNDALEQIAQNLSSSKATLMAENEKDIRAAENAGLSTAMIDRLKLTESRIKEMVDGIRQVRNLNDPVGEIMEGTIRPNGLQILKVRVPIGVIAIIYESRPNVTADAASLCLKTGNVTILRGGKESIFSNLAIYRQISSALEHVGMDKNIIQVIETADREAVNHLLKADKYVDLVIPRGGEGLIRNVVENSTIPVIKHYKGVCHTYVDEHADLDMARDICLNAKIQRPGTCNAMETMLVHEKVAKTFLPDVYQVMSEAGVELRGCELSRAILPDINPATDEDWSEEYLEKILSVKVVSSIEDAINHISIYGSAHSDAIVTELISNARRFTDAVDSAAVYVNASTRFTDGFEFGMGAEIGISTDKLHARGPMGLKELTSYKYVVYGNGQIR
- a CDS encoding fumarate hydratase, with translation MVEFTYEELFPLDKDTTDFRLLSKEYISVKKFEGSDIIAVDPEGLTLLTEQAFKDVSHLLRPAHLESLSKILSDPESSDNDTYVARELLKNAVISAEGIFPMCQDTGTAIVMGKKGHQIWTGFSDEVAISKGVFNAYTKNNFRYSQNAPLTMYDEVNTGCNLPAQIELYSTQGDEYKFLFIAKGGGSANKTYLYQETKALLDPKTLIHFLNDKMKTLGTAACPPYHLTFVIGGLSAEMTLKTVKLASSGYLDHLPATGSPQGHAFRDREIENQVLELSRSLGIGAQFGGKYFCHDVRVVRLPRHGASCPVGIGVSCSADRNIKGKITRDGIFLEKLETDPSKYLPQVESSDTKSVPVDLNQPMNKILAVLDNCPVATRLLLTGNIIVARDIAHAKLKERLDRGEGLPQYFKDHVIYYAGPAKTPHGYTAGSFGPTTAGRMDSYVPLFQKRGGSLVMLAKGNRSKMVTQSCREFGGFYLGSIGGPAARLGKDCITHIKTIEYPELGMEAIFMITVKDFPAFVIIDNKGNDFFEKLL